In Flavobacterium hankyongi, the genomic window GATTATTTTCTGCAACACCTAATGTAGCATTAATTGATTCAATTGCTGCTTGCATATTTGGAATTGGACCAATGTGACCTCCAGTTCCTTGAGCAATTCCGGTATCAATTAAAAGTTGACGCATTTCACTTGGTGTCATATAATTTCCGCTTTGTGCATAATAATATGATTGCAAAGCTACTACACAAGCTGTAACAATAGGCGTGGCAGAACTTGTTCCAGAAAAGTTAGTATAATTTTGATTGAAATCCCCTCCTATTTGACTATAATTTCCATACCCAGTCGTTCTAACATTACTTCCCCATGCTTGCACATCAACTCTTGAACCATAAGTACTAAATCCCATTTTGTTATGAGCTGTACTCGGTGTTCCAGCACCAACAATTATGGCACCAGAATTTCCTCTTGACATATATGAAACATAAAAGGCACTATCTAAATCTTCTCCAACAGAATTATTACCGTTTCCTGCTGCTGCTACAATAACAATTCCTGAATCAGTAGCTGCCTTAGTAAGTGTCCAAATCAACGAATTATACTCAGCTGGAACATAATTTCCCCCGTTACCTCCTGTTTGCATTTCATAAATTATCACATCTCCTGCAGTAGAATTTTCAATTGCTTTAGTAACAGCATTAGCTCTATCATATCCAGTTTGTTGCCATTCTGGAAACAACATCAGTTCTTGAGCTCCATACACCATTCCTGAAACACCATAACCTCCTTTATCTGCATATAAAACTCCAAAAACAGCTGTACCATGCTCTGTATAAGAAGTTGAAGCACTCGAAGAAATTGTCATTCCTGGAGCTACAGAGACACTTTTGCCCGCTAAATCTTCATGATTTATATTAAAACCGTACTCTACATCTCTAATACGAATTCCAGCACCATTTAAACCCAATCCCCAAGCATAAGACATATTAACTCCTGGATTAGCACCAATATAATTTTGAGCAGGTTCATAATCAGGAGTTACAGGTGGTAAATCTGAAGGAGGTATGAAAGGAGGAATAATAGGTCTTAAAGAAATAAGGGAACAAAATTCAACTTCTTTAAAAGATTCCAACAGACTCGCTAAATAAAATAATCTTTCATTAGTTGGATTATCAATTTTTACCTTAGCAATATTTTTAAGCTTTTTTACATTTATATCTGATTTAGAAATCATAATTGCTTCTTGAGCCATTTGATTTATTTTTTCATCAGACAATAAAACACCTTTTTCTAACTGAACATTAAATTGATCAAAAATAGATTCCAACTCAGGAATACTACTTATAGCGTTAGATGAAGATATCACCCCATTAAAATCAACAGAAGCACTAAATACTACATACAAATCATGTGCATCCGAATCAGGGGTTAAATAAAACTCCCCTTTTTTAACCTGTGCAAAAACAGATACTTTTATTACAAATAAAAGTAGGAAGAAAATCTTTCTCATTTCAGCTTTTCTTTCAAAGGTATAAAAAAATGCAATTCAAAAACAGATTATGAGTTTGGATAAATAAGTTTTACTTTTGCAGTATGGAAGAAAATAAAACACGAATCAATAAATTCCTATCTGAAACTGGTTACTGTTCTCGTCGTGAAGCAGACAAACTACTTGAAGAAGGACGTATCACTATTAACGGGAAAGTACCTGAATTAGGTACAAAGGTGTCTATTGAAGATGAAATTCGTGTTGATGGCAAATTAATTCGTGAAAAAACTACAAAACCAATTTATCTAGCATTTAATAAACCTGTAGGCATTGAGTGTACCACCAATCAAAGTGTTAGAAACAACATTGTTGATTACATAAATTACCCAAAGCGTATATTTCCAATTGGTCGTTTAGACAAAGCCAGTGAAGGATTAATTTTCATGACTGATGATGGTGACATTGTAAACAAGATACTTAGAGCCAGAAACAATCACGAAAAAGAATATATTGTTACTGTAAATAAACCTATAACGGATCGTTTTGTACAACGAATGGGAAACGGAATCCCAATCTTAGATACTGTTACCAAAAAATGTAAAGTCGAACAAATAAGTAAATTTGTATTTAGAATTATTCTTACACAAGGACTTAACAGGCAAATTCGTCGTATGTGTGAGTATCTTGATTACGAAGTTACTTCACTTAAAAGAACACGAATTATCAATATTTCATTAGATGTTCCTGTAGGACGCTACAGAGATTTAACAGATGCTGAGATTAAGGAATTAAACACATTAATTGCCCCATCCAGTAAAACTGAAGAGGCAAGCCTTCCTAAAGCTCAAAATAGTATCCCAAAACCTTCTTTTAGAAGAAATAACAAAAAAAGTTAAACTTTCTTTTCAAGATTAATACCAGCTTTTGTCAATTCAGTCATACAACTTTCCAAAACTTGTGAATTCATTTTTGAGAAGTCTTCATTAGTTGCCCAAGGTTTAACAGCCAAACGTACACCAGTTTCTGTAAGAGCAACCACATCAACTGATGGTTTAGGATCTTGAAGTACTTTTTCGTTACTATTTAAAATCTGAAAAATAATATCTTTTACTTTCTTTAAATCATCATTGTATGAAACTAAAAACTGTATATCTGCTCTACGCTTACCTTGTAAAGAGTGATTTATTATATTTCCATTAGACAATGATCCGTTTGGAATAAAAATAGTCTGGTTATTTGATGCTATAAGTTTTGTTACAAATATTTGGATTTCAGAAACCACACCAGTAACTCCCTGCGCTTCAATAGAATCTCCTACTTCAAATGGTTTAAACAAAACGATTAGAATTCCTCCCGCGAAGTTTGACAATGATCCTTGTAATGACAAACCAATTGCTAAACCAGCAGCTCCTATGATTGCTACAAATGAAGCAGTTTCTATTCCTAATCTTGATATGAATGTGATAAAAAGCAAAAAACGTAAAATCCAGACTAAAATATCAATCAAAAATTTTGATAACGTTATGTCTATTTCGCTGTTTTGTACTTTAGAAAGAATCAGTTTTTTTACAAAATTAATGGTATGATGACCTATAAAAAGAATTAAAAATGCTGCTAGAACTTTAGGAGAATAATTAATAATTCCTACAATAGCTTCATCAATATAGCTAGCAATAACTGTTTTATCTAAATTCATATTTACTTAATTATTTTTTCCATAACATAATCGTCCATAACATATCCCTGACCAATATCTATAATCTCATCAGCGATTTTTACAAAACCTTGTTTTTTGTAAAAATTTATGGCATTATTGTATTTGTTAACGTTTAAAAACAAATATTTATTTTCTGCGTTTTTAGTTCTTTTTTCAACTTCATTCAGTAAAAACTTCCCAATACCTTTCCCTTGCGTGTTGGGCATGACATAAATTTTATGAAGTTTGGTCTTACCTTTCTCTTTGCAATCTGTTTCATAAGCTGCAAAACCTAAATATTGCCCATCATTCTCAACAAATAAAAAAACATGTCCGTTTTCAAATTGATTTTCGAGTGACTCAATTGAATAAAAATTACTGAGCATATATTCTAATTGCTCTTTAGACAAAATTTGGCCGTAAGTATGAGGCCAAATTTTATATGCTAACTCTTGAACAGTTTTTAATTGTTGTTTAGTAGATTGTATTATTTGCATCTTTTTTGCTCTCTTGCTAATAAAGTATTTTTTAGTAACATTGCAATGGTCATTGGCCCTACTCCTCCAGGAACTGGTGTGATATAAGACGCTTTTTTAGATACATTTTCAAAATCAACGTCACCTGTAATGACATATCCTTTTTCTGAAGTTTCATCTTGTACACGAGTAATTCCTACATCGATAATAACTGCATCATCTTTTATCATTTCGGCCTTAAGATAGTTGGGAACTCCAAGTGCAGTAATAATAATATCAGCTTGTGATGTTATTTGGTTGATGTTTTTAGTATGACTGTGCGTTAATGTTACAGTTGAATTCCCAGGAAATCCTTTTCTTCCCATCAAAATACTCATTGGCCTACCTACAATATGACTACGACCAATAACCACTGTATGCTTTCCTTTTGTTTCTACATTATATCTTTCTAACAATTCAAGAATTCCAAATGGAGTTGCTGGAATAAAAGTACTCATATCCAAGGCCATTTTGCCAAAGTTTTCAGGATGGAAACCATCTACATCTTTACTTGGATCAATAGCCATTAAAACTTCCTGTGTATCTATTTGATCAGGTAATGGAAGCTGAACAATAAACCCATCGATGTTATCATCTTGGTTAAGTTCCTGAATTTTTTTAAGCAATTCGGTTTCAGAAGTTGTACTAGGCATTTTTATTAAAGTAGATTCGAAACCTACTCTTTCACACGCTTTTACTTTACTCCCTACATAGGTCAAACTAGCACCATCATTTCCAACAATAATTGCTGCTAAATGTGGTACTTTTTCGCCGTTGTTTTTCATTTCCTGAACCTGAGCAGCGATTTCATTTTTAATGTCTTCCGAAACTTTTTTACCGTCTAAAATTTGCATTGTTGTTGTGTTGTTTATGTTTAGTTGTAATTTTATAAATTAAAAAGGCGCGAAAACTCGCGCCTAAATTTTATCTCATCCCAGGCATACCCTTCATACCCCCCATCATCTTCATTAAGTTCTTTCCTCCAGGACCTTGCATCATTTTCATCATTTTGCTCATTTGGTCAAATTGTTTCATCAATTGATTCACTTCTTCCACTTTTCTTCCTGAACCCTTTGCTATACGTGCTTTACGTTTCACATCGATAATAGATGGTTTACTTCTTTCAGCTGGAGTCATCGAATGAATAATAGCTTCAATGTGCTTGAAGGCATCATCTGGAACATCGATATCCTTTAACGCTTTACCAGCACCAGGAATCATTCCAACTAAATCCTTCATGTTACCCATTTTTTTAACTTGTTGAATTTGTGTCAAGAAATCATCAAAACCAAACTCATTTTTAGCAATCTTCTTTTGTAATTTACGTGCTTCCTCTTCATCATATTGCGCTTGTGCACGCTCTACTAACGACACAACGTCTCCCATTCCTAGAATACGGTCTGCCATACGATCTGGATAGAATACATCGATAGCATCCATTTTTTCTCCAGTACCTATAAACTTGATTGGTTTATTTACAACCGATTTAATAGAAATAGCAGCTCCACCACGAGTATCACCGTCTAGTTTCGTTAAAATAACCCCATCGAAGTTCAATCTGTCGTTGAAAGCTTTTGCAGTATTAACAGCATCCTGACCAGTCATTGAATCAACCACAAATAATGTTTCATTTGGCGTAATTGCTTTATGAACATTAGCAATTTCGGTCATCATTTCCTCGTCGACTGCTAAACGTCCAGCAGTATCGACAATTACAACATTAAATCCATTTGCTTTTGCATGCTTGATTGCATTTTGAGCAATATCTACCGCATTTTTATTTTCTGGTTCTGAATATACTTCAACTCCAATTTGATCTCCTACAACATGCAACTGATTAATTGCCGCTGGACGGTAGATATCACAAGCAACCAATAAAGGCTTTTTGTTCTTTTTATCTTTTAAGAAGTTTGCTAATTTACCTGAGAAAGTCGTTTTACCAGAACCTTGTAAACCTGACATCAAAATAACTGTCGGATTACCTGAAAGATTGATACCTGTGGCATCACCTCCCATTAATTCTGTTAATTCGTCTTTTACGATTTTAATTAAAAGTTGTCCGGGTTGTAACGTGGTTAATACGTCCTGCCCCATTGCTTTTTCTTTTACACGAGTGGTAAAATCTTTAGCAATCTTAAAGTTAACATCGGCATCCAATAATGCACGACGAACTTCTTTTAAAGTATCGGCAACGTTTACCTCAGTAATTTTACCGTGACCTTTTAGTATATGAAACGCTTTATCTAATTTCTCTGATAAATTATTGAACATAATTCTTCTTTTTTTGAAGTTGCAAAGATAAAAGAAAGTTGCAAGGTAGCAAAGTGCCAAAGCAACAAAGTTTTAGTTTAATTCGTTAGAGATCTCGCCATTTTGCCTAGACAGGTTGAGCCAAATACTATGTACAGGTGAAAGCCTGACATTTTGTAGCTTTCAAAGTAAAAAAGTTACAAAATGAAACCCCAAAACAATTATAAAATATTTATAGCCTTTTTATTTTCGTCGATAGCCACAAAGGTAAATTCACCAGTAACAGCTTTATCTTTTTGACTACTATACATCTCTTCCACAAAAATATCTACTCTTACTTTTAAACTGGTTGTTCCTAAATAAGTTACTTTTCCTACCAGTTCGATAATAGTTCCGTACGGAATTGGTTTTTTAAAATCGATTCTATCACTACTCACCGTAACCATTTTTTGACGACTGTATCTTGTAGCTGTAATAAAAGCAACCTCATCCATAAATTGCATAGCTGTACCTCCAAATAAGGTGTCGTAATGGTTTGTTGTGTTAGGAAAAACGGCTTTGAAAACTCTGGTAATAGATTCGTTAATTCTTTCTTCTTGTCTTTGCATATGAAATAGTTTTAAAAATTCATTTTGACGACAAGAGAAAACAATAGCTATATTTCCATTTGTGAAAAATGGAAATATACTTTCGCTCAAGCACTTATCGTGATGCCCAAACAAAATCAATTCTATGTATCTGACTTATCTTTTTTAAAAAGAAACACAGTTGCACGACAGTTCAAGAATTTAACTTGATTCCATATTGAAAGCTTGGCTTTCTGAATTTGATTTTTACGATGTGAGTTGGACAAAGATACAATAAACAAATGCTTTAAATAAAAAAAGAAACCCAATAAGGGTTCTTTAATTTATTTATTACAGCAATATTATTTTAAAATTACATATTGA contains:
- a CDS encoding S8/S53 family peptidase, with the translated sequence MRKIFFLLLFVIKVSVFAQVKKGEFYLTPDSDAHDLYVVFSASVDFNGVISSSNAISSIPELESIFDQFNVQLEKGVLLSDEKINQMAQEAIMISKSDINVKKLKNIAKVKIDNPTNERLFYLASLLESFKEVEFCSLISLRPIIPPFIPPSDLPPVTPDYEPAQNYIGANPGVNMSYAWGLGLNGAGIRIRDVEYGFNINHEDLAGKSVSVAPGMTISSSASTSYTEHGTAVFGVLYADKGGYGVSGMVYGAQELMLFPEWQQTGYDRANAVTKAIENSTAGDVIIYEMQTGGNGGNYVPAEYNSLIWTLTKAATDSGIVIVAAAGNGNNSVGEDLDSAFYVSYMSRGNSGAIIVGAGTPSTAHNKMGFSTYGSRVDVQAWGSNVRTTGYGNYSQIGGDFNQNYTNFSGTSSATPIVTACVVALQSYYYAQSGNYMTPSEMRQLLIDTGIAQGTGGHIGPIPNMQAAIESINATLGVAENNQILFSVYPNPARDKVTLNLFEDFNKKSVEIYSVLGQKISVKSFDGQSTDLDVSSLEKGVYFLKVKSGSKETTKKFIKE
- the rluF gene encoding 23S rRNA pseudouridine(2604) synthase RluF, translating into MEENKTRINKFLSETGYCSRREADKLLEEGRITINGKVPELGTKVSIEDEIRVDGKLIREKTTKPIYLAFNKPVGIECTTNQSVRNNIVDYINYPKRIFPIGRLDKASEGLIFMTDDGDIVNKILRARNNHEKEYIVTVNKPITDRFVQRMGNGIPILDTVTKKCKVEQISKFVFRIILTQGLNRQIRRMCEYLDYEVTSLKRTRIINISLDVPVGRYRDLTDAEIKELNTLIAPSSKTEEASLPKAQNSIPKPSFRRNNKKS
- a CDS encoding mechanosensitive ion channel family protein; the encoded protein is MNLDKTVIASYIDEAIVGIINYSPKVLAAFLILFIGHHTINFVKKLILSKVQNSEIDITLSKFLIDILVWILRFLLFITFISRLGIETASFVAIIGAAGLAIGLSLQGSLSNFAGGILIVLFKPFEVGDSIEAQGVTGVVSEIQIFVTKLIASNNQTIFIPNGSLSNGNIINHSLQGKRRADIQFLVSYNDDLKKVKDIIFQILNSNEKVLQDPKPSVDVVALTETGVRLAVKPWATNEDFSKMNSQVLESCMTELTKAGINLEKKV
- a CDS encoding GNAT family N-acetyltransferase is translated as MQIIQSTKQQLKTVQELAYKIWPHTYGQILSKEQLEYMLSNFYSIESLENQFENGHVFLFVENDGQYLGFAAYETDCKEKGKTKLHKIYVMPNTQGKGIGKFLLNEVEKRTKNAENKYLFLNVNKYNNAINFYKKQGFVKIADEIIDIGQGYVMDDYVMEKIIK
- a CDS encoding bifunctional 5,10-methylenetetrahydrofolate dehydrogenase/5,10-methenyltetrahydrofolate cyclohydrolase; this translates as MQILDGKKVSEDIKNEIAAQVQEMKNNGEKVPHLAAIIVGNDGASLTYVGSKVKACERVGFESTLIKMPSTTSETELLKKIQELNQDDNIDGFIVQLPLPDQIDTQEVLMAIDPSKDVDGFHPENFGKMALDMSTFIPATPFGILELLERYNVETKGKHTVVIGRSHIVGRPMSILMGRKGFPGNSTVTLTHSHTKNINQITSQADIIITALGVPNYLKAEMIKDDAVIIDVGITRVQDETSEKGYVITGDVDFENVSKKASYITPVPGGVGPMTIAMLLKNTLLAREQKRCK
- the ffh gene encoding signal recognition particle protein, yielding MFNNLSEKLDKAFHILKGHGKITEVNVADTLKEVRRALLDADVNFKIAKDFTTRVKEKAMGQDVLTTLQPGQLLIKIVKDELTELMGGDATGINLSGNPTVILMSGLQGSGKTTFSGKLANFLKDKKNKKPLLVACDIYRPAAINQLHVVGDQIGVEVYSEPENKNAVDIAQNAIKHAKANGFNVVIVDTAGRLAVDEEMMTEIANVHKAITPNETLFVVDSMTGQDAVNTAKAFNDRLNFDGVILTKLDGDTRGGAAISIKSVVNKPIKFIGTGEKMDAIDVFYPDRMADRILGMGDVVSLVERAQAQYDEEEARKLQKKIAKNEFGFDDFLTQIQQVKKMGNMKDLVGMIPGAGKALKDIDVPDDAFKHIEAIIHSMTPAERSKPSIIDVKRKARIAKGSGRKVEEVNQLMKQFDQMSKMMKMMQGPGGKNLMKMMGGMKGMPGMR
- a CDS encoding acyl-CoA thioesterase; the encoded protein is MQRQEERINESITRVFKAVFPNTTNHYDTLFGGTAMQFMDEVAFITATRYSRQKMVTVSSDRIDFKKPIPYGTIIELVGKVTYLGTTSLKVRVDIFVEEMYSSQKDKAVTGEFTFVAIDENKKAINIL